The Acipenser ruthenus chromosome 15, fAciRut3.2 maternal haplotype, whole genome shotgun sequence genomic sequence GTGAGGGGGATCAGCAGACAGGAACATCTTCCTCGGGGTGAGTGTGATTTGTGTGGAGAGGATAGAGTGAGGGGGATCAGCAGACAGGAACATCTCCCTCGGGgtgagtgtgattgtgtggcgAGGATAGTGTGAGGGGGATCAGCactctgtggctaatcaagctcatagtaaaacctggactgggtgaaagtgctgtgcaataggaTTCCCATCCCTGTTGAGTGTTCCTGTGTGTACAGGGTgggtttgtttgcttgcttttgATGCTGACCTCTGTTTGACCCCTCGCAGGAGAAGGCTGCCAAGTGGAAGAATCCGGACGGTCACATGGACGGGTTGACGACCAATGGGGTGCTGGTGATGCACCCGAGGGGCGGGTTCACTGAGGAGTCCAAGCCGGGGGTGTGGCGAGAGATCTCTGTGTGTGGAGACGTGCACACCCTGCGAGAGACGCGGTCCGCACAGACACGGGGCAAACTGGTGAGACTGGGAGGGGGATGTGTATTCACTTCTAGAGACTGGGGTCTGGAATTCCCCAGTTAAACCAGTAACCTGCATTGGAACCACAAGCTAAGAATATAGCTGAGAACTgggctttgttttacaacaaaACCAAACCTTATAACACTCAATAAaaaagcagacaaacgttttgaccaGAGCTTTATTGTGCTGCAGTGTCCTCCATATACACTGATAAAGCATCTAGCCCAAACGTTTGTCAATGTGGCTTGCTTTCTTACAGATTTGATCCTTCTAAAACCCAGAGGACAGGATTGTGCACCCCAGCTGAGCTGTATATCCACTGCGTCTCCTCCTATCCCTCTCTGAGCTGTATATCTACTGCGTCTCCTCCTATCCCTCTCTGAGCTGTGTATCCACTGCGTCTCCTCCTATCCCTCTCTGAGCTGTATATCCACTGCGTCTCCTCCTATCCCTCTCTGAGCTGTGTATCCACTGCGTCTCCTCCTATCCCTCTCTGAGCTGTGTATCCACTGCGTCTCCTCCTATCCCTCTCTGAGCTGTGTATCCACTGCGTCTCCTCCTATCCCTCTCTGAGCTGTATATCCACTGCGTCTCCTCCTATCCCTCTCTGAGCTGTATATCCACTGCGTCTCCTCCTATCCCTCTCTGAGCTGTATATCCACTGCGTCTCCTCCTAACCCTCTCTGAGCTGTATATCCACTGCGTCTCCTCCTATCCCTCTCTGAGCTGTATATCCACTGCGTCTCCTCCTAACCCTCTCTGAGCTGTATATCCACTGCGTCTCCTCCTATCCCTCTCTGAGCTGTATATCCACTGCGTCTCCTCCTAACCCTCTCTGAGCTGTATATCCACTGCGTCTCCTCCTATCCCCCTCTGAGCTGTATATCCACTGCGTCTCCTCCTAACCCTCTCTGTGCTGCTCCCCCCTGCAGGTGGAGAGCGAGAGCAATGTGCTGCAGGACGGCTCGCTGGTGGACCTCTGTGGGGCCACGCTGCTGTGGCGCACGGCAGACGGGCTCTTCCACACGCCCACGCTGAAGCACATCGAGGCTCTGCGGCAGGAGATGAACGCGGCCCGGCCGCAGTGCCCCGTGGGGCTCAACACCCTGGCCTTCCCCAGCATGCAGCGCAGCCGCGACCTGACAGCGCTCGAGGACAAGCAGCCCTGGGTCTACCTCTCCTGCGGCCACGTGCACGGCTACCACAACTGGGGCCATCGCTCCGAGAGGGAGCCCAACGCCCTGCGGGAGTGCCCCATGTGCCGGACTGTGGGCCCCTACGTGCCGCTGTGGCTCGGCTCTGAGCCTGCCTTCTACGTGGACTCTGGGGCCCCGACCCACGTCTTCGTGCCCTGCGGCCACGTGTGCTCGGAGAAGTCCGCCAAGTACTGGTCCGAAATCCCCCTGCCCCACGGCACGCACGCCTTCCACGCAGCTTGCCCCTTCTGCGCCACACAGCTGGGGACCACGCAGGGCTGCGCGAAGCTCATCTTCCAGGGACCCATTGactgaggaggggagggggggagggggggaaggggggagCAGTACTGTGATGCTCCAGCTCCTCCGGATCATGTTTATACTGGTGCGGTGCGGGGAGGGGGGGGAGCAGTACTGTGACGCTCCAGCTCCTCCTGATCTTGTTTATATTGTGGGAGGAGGGATTGATCAGGGTGACGTCAGTTGCTGCAGTGCTGGTTACGAAGCAACCCTTCACACAGCCtgacccactttttttttttgctgttattaTCCTGGATGTAGCCGgtcagagttgtttttttaaattattttgtattatcctGGATGAACTTGCGGCAGATCTGAGTTGTTGATACAACTAGGTAGCAAATAGGATCTTCAAATTGTTTTGTCTTTTAATCTGTTTGAGATTTGCTATCCACCCCTTGTGTATCTCCACTGAAGCCACTGGGGGTGAATGagtggggcggggcggggcgggtgGATGATGCCTAAATGGCAAAAACAAAATTGTGGTCCTTGTAGCCAGTGTGTCCAACTGTAATGAGCAACGTGGCGTCACCTCTGATTGAGTGAGTTTTTTCAAGTTTGggtttggaggggggggggaggctggGACAGACTAAACCCACCCGGGACCTGGAAACTGATTTGAATGAGAGAAGCGTCTCCTGTTTTTACTGTATAAACTGTAACCCAACACCCCTGAGCTGCTTCTGTGTGGAGTTTCTTaaaataagactcccgctgcagagcagtttgatccacttcTGGATTAAGAAGCCATCAGGACCAGTGTTGTGAGCCTATAGTCACATCTAGAGCACTGTGCCATCTACTGGACATGCAGGGTACTTCAGTGTCTGGAATTGCATTATTTATGAAAAGCAGGTTCCTTGACCTGTGGCTTCAGTCTGTCCCTGGGAACGAGGGTCATTTTTACAGGAGCACATTAATATTTAACGGAGGAAGGGGGCAGGGCACGGGAGTGGGATGGGGAGGGTTTACAAACAAGAAAtttcttaattgtttaaaaaTTTCACTGGACTGATTCTTCTAATGAGTATTTTACTACACTGAGGCCCTTGTAcagttttataatttaaatgaagTTTAATATATTATCTCGTGTACGcctgggtgggtgggtgggtgtgtgtgtatatggatAGATGGCTTGTGTACAGGGTGGCTGTGAAGTCACTAAGACTGCTTTGCTCTGCTGCTGTGGGAAACCCTTCACTCCAGAGGAACCTGAGGGTCAGTACACCAGTACTGGACTCTCCATGCCTGCTTGGGA encodes the following:
- the LOC117415836 gene encoding E3 ubiquitin-protein ligase pellino homolog 2 isoform X2; this encodes MHVLNTPQTSKVTLPALCTSSTHPRPQTSKVTLPALCTSSTHPRPQASKAVNCKGQHSVSYTLSRNQTVVVEYCHDKETDMFQIGRSTESPIDFVVTDTVSGGAGGEETPVTQSTISRFACRVVCERSPPYTARIYAAGFDTSRNIFLGEKAAKWKNPDGHMDGLTTNGVLVMHPRGGFTEESKPGVWREISVCGDVHTLRETRSAQTRGKLVESESNVLQDGSLVDLCGATLLWRTADGLFHTPTLKHIEALRQEMNAARPQCPVGLNTLAFPSMQRSRDLTALEDKQPWVYLSCGHVHGYHNWGHRSEREPNALRECPMCRTVGPYVPLWLGSEPAFYVDSGAPTHVFVPCGHVCSEKSAKYWSEIPLPHGTHAFHAACPFCATQLGTTQGCAKLIFQGPID
- the LOC117415836 gene encoding E3 ubiquitin-protein ligase pellino homolog 2 isoform X1, which gives rise to MFSPSQEEHCAPNKDPVTYGQLVVLGYNGSLPNGDRGRRKSRFSLYKRAKANGVKPSTVHVINTPQASKAVNCKGQHSVSYTLSRNQTVVVEYCHDKETDMFQIGRSTESPIDFVVTDTVSGGAGGEETPVTQSTISRFACRVVCERSPPYTARIYAAGFDTSRNIFLGEKAAKWKNPDGHMDGLTTNGVLVMHPRGGFTEESKPGVWREISVCGDVHTLRETRSAQTRGKLVESESNVLQDGSLVDLCGATLLWRTADGLFHTPTLKHIEALRQEMNAARPQCPVGLNTLAFPSMQRSRDLTALEDKQPWVYLSCGHVHGYHNWGHRSEREPNALRECPMCRTVGPYVPLWLGSEPAFYVDSGAPTHVFVPCGHVCSEKSAKYWSEIPLPHGTHAFHAACPFCATQLGTTQGCAKLIFQGPID